In Geminocystis sp. NIES-3709, a single genomic region encodes these proteins:
- a CDS encoding NYN domain-containing protein, protein MRGEIEFRSDKLAVLIDADNTSTKIMESLLREITKFGTAYVKRVYGDWTSPQMNTWKKILNEFALLPIQQFFYTSGKNSTDNALIIDAMDLLYTEKFDGFCIVSSDSDFTRLVNRIRQNGLLVYGFGKKTTPIPFVSACDRFICTDFLDNDNESSSEEIVENIAVNSEKNTTLKKEKKLNKLLKNAFDSVMVDESKTVNLGTLNQQLLKLDSSFDPRAYNYKKLGELLKSTGLFIVDGNNVSLK, encoded by the coding sequence ATGAGAGGTGAAATTGAATTTAGATCAGATAAATTGGCGGTGTTAATTGATGCTGATAATACTAGCACTAAAATAATGGAATCCTTATTAAGAGAAATCACCAAATTTGGTACAGCTTATGTAAAAAGAGTTTATGGTGATTGGACAAGTCCTCAAATGAATACATGGAAAAAAATACTCAATGAATTTGCACTTTTACCCATACAACAATTTTTCTATACATCAGGTAAAAATTCTACAGATAACGCACTAATTATCGATGCGATGGATTTACTTTACACAGAAAAATTTGATGGTTTTTGTATTGTTTCTAGTGATAGTGATTTTACTAGATTAGTTAATCGTATTCGACAAAATGGCTTACTCGTTTATGGTTTTGGAAAAAAAACTACTCCTATTCCTTTTGTTTCTGCTTGCGATCGATTTATTTGTACTGATTTTTTAGATAATGATAACGAAAGTTCTAGTGAAGAAATTGTCGAGAATATAGCAGTTAATAGTGAAAAAAATACCACTTTAAAAAAAGAAAAAAAACTCAATAAATTATTAAAAAATGCTTTCGATTCAGTCATGGTCGATGAAAGTAAAACAGTTAATTTAGGAACATTAAATCAACAGTTATTAAAACTAGATTCTTCTTTTGATCCTAGGGCTTATAATTATAAAAAATTAGGAGAGTTACTCAAATCAACCGGATTATTTATTGTTGATGGTAATAATGTGAGTTTGAAATAA
- a CDS encoding heme-copper oxidase subunit III, translating to MQSSAIDSQVTLGYEKEAESVHHGHPDHRMFGLVLFLISESMIFFGLFSAYMIYYATLPEWPMGDIELELLLPGVNSIILISSSFVMHKGQSCIRNNDVKGLQLWFGITAIMGAIFLGGQLYEYAHTGFGLTDNLFASCFYVLTGFHGLHVTAGLLFILAVLWRSRKEGHYSSSKHFGVEASELYWHFVDVVWIILFILVYLLPLQ from the coding sequence ATGCAAAGTTCAGCTATTGATTCCCAAGTTACCCTTGGTTACGAAAAGGAAGCCGAATCTGTTCATCATGGACACCCAGATCATCGGATGTTTGGTTTAGTATTGTTTCTTATCTCTGAAAGTATGATCTTTTTTGGTCTTTTCAGTGCTTATATGATTTACTATGCTACTCTGCCTGAATGGCCTATGGGTGACATAGAATTAGAGTTACTCTTACCGGGTGTCAACAGTATTATCCTGATTTCTAGTAGTTTTGTCATGCACAAGGGGCAAAGTTGCATTAGAAATAACGATGTTAAAGGGTTACAGTTATGGTTTGGTATCACTGCTATTATGGGGGCTATCTTCTTAGGTGGACAGCTTTATGAATACGCCCATACTGGTTTTGGTTTAACAGATAATCTCTTTGCCAGTTGTTTTTATGTGTTGACTGGTTTTCACGGTTTACACGTTACTGCTGGTTTACTGTTTATTTTAGCGGTATTGTGGCGATCGAGAAAAGAAGGACATTATTCTAGTAGTAAACATTTTGGAGTGGAAGCATCCGAGTTATATTGGCACTTTGTCGATGTTGTGTGGATTATTCTGTTTATTTTGGTTTATTTACTACCTTTACAATAA
- a CDS encoding DUF309 domain-containing protein yields the protein MNEFLKKGIEEFNLQQFYACHDTLEEMWMDSIEPDKTFYQGILQIAVGCYHLSNSNWRGAVILLGEGLRKLVSYEPDYLSINVTDLTTNTYELLITLQQINPHSVKDFYEKLINHQLENNLTFPSIITIDK from the coding sequence ATGAATGAATTTTTAAAGAAAGGAATTGAAGAATTTAACCTACAACAATTTTATGCCTGTCATGATACTTTAGAAGAAATGTGGATGGATTCGATCGAACCTGACAAAACATTTTATCAAGGAATTTTACAAATAGCAGTAGGTTGCTATCATTTAAGCAATAGTAATTGGCGAGGGGCAGTGATTTTATTAGGAGAAGGGTTAAGAAAATTAGTCTCATATGAGCCTGATTATTTATCAATTAATGTTACTGATTTAACAACAAATACCTATGAATTATTAATTACTTTACAACAGATTAATCCACATTCTGTCAAGGATTTTTACGAAAAATTAATTAATCATCAATTAGAAAATAATCTTACTTTTCCTTCGATAATTACGATCGATAAATAA
- a CDS encoding chloride channel protein — protein sequence MIKQWQEWFKSQHFARGSISTRYALIEACLIGIFSGLAALFLKEGINFLGSYRLQLVDKWGAIAVLPLFGLILGSMAGLLVENVSPEAAGGGIPQIKAALARYKIPLSLKVAVVKLIGTILVLGAGLTLGRRAPTVHIGAALAGELTRFVPTSPEHRRQMIAAGAAAGLAAGFNTPIAGVMFVVEELLRDVSNLTLETAIVASFTGAVVSLILQSPLSLSEGILSSENLYFIPQDIPSYLLLGVIAGVLGAIFNRSVLFSLEWNQKLKIPLFVRIGVAGLVSGLIISFLPSFFRDNAGLKDFLIKGELTWEETALAFLAHYILTIIAAGSGAPGGLFAPALIMGSALGYLVGDVEGYLSGSSAVATFSLVGMGALFTGVVRVPITAIIIVFELNGNFNLVLPLMISCAVAYISAETFEKGSVYQHLLRAMGMELQEENNDAQDHFLSHLTASDVMQSQVETISSDLTIPKVLELMTVSHHRGFPVVDDTDLVGIITQSDLVKVDSTNTRLKVDEIMTRNPITVMANASLTDVMYLLSRYQLSRLPVLQDSRLVGIITRTDIIRAEVNELKGDRGFKPQPAYTIYQTCSPAVGKGCMLVPVAKEDDFRGLFKIARAIATYYHYEIEFVRVIKIPKHQDPRTTKVDTREARHLMHNLERMGRKAKISVHTKIIVGHHRSKIVMDIIKTQHINLLLMGWKQNGESDEFIFSRLIDSLINQAPCELILVKLGDGQSYPNGGSGSFLVPTAGGPNAEEGLKLLPAFLSIYPENKFPPVYLTKVHSPEETNIDFRNLHLEVKKLRNLVKTEVNPLIISSPSVISAILHLSQSQNAELVILGASRESLLQQAWYGNIPESIASKLATTVIIIRLPS from the coding sequence ATGATCAAGCAGTGGCAAGAATGGTTTAAATCTCAACATTTCGCCAGAGGATCGATTTCCACTCGTTATGCTTTAATAGAAGCCTGTTTAATCGGTATTTTCTCAGGTTTAGCCGCCCTATTTCTCAAAGAAGGAATTAATTTTCTAGGAAGTTACCGCTTACAATTAGTCGATAAATGGGGTGCTATTGCTGTTTTACCTCTATTTGGTCTTATTTTGGGCAGTATGGCGGGATTATTAGTAGAAAATGTCTCCCCAGAAGCCGCAGGAGGCGGTATTCCCCAAATTAAAGCCGCTTTAGCTAGATATAAAATACCTTTGTCTTTGAAAGTTGCTGTTGTTAAATTAATTGGTACAATTTTAGTACTAGGTGCCGGATTAACCCTAGGGCGTAGAGCCCCCACAGTCCACATTGGTGCCGCTTTAGCAGGAGAATTAACCCGTTTTGTACCCACATCCCCCGAGCATCGAAGACAGATGATAGCGGCGGGTGCGGCGGCAGGATTGGCGGCTGGGTTTAATACTCCCATTGCTGGAGTGATGTTTGTAGTTGAGGAATTATTAAGAGATGTTTCTAACTTGACTCTGGAAACGGCGATCGTCGCATCTTTTACAGGAGCAGTAGTATCCCTCATTTTACAATCTCCCTTATCCTTATCTGAAGGCATATTATCCTCAGAAAATCTTTACTTTATACCCCAAGATATTCCTTCCTATTTATTACTAGGGGTAATTGCAGGAGTTTTAGGGGCAATCTTTAACCGTAGTGTTTTATTTAGCCTAGAGTGGAATCAAAAATTAAAAATACCTCTTTTTGTGCGTATAGGAGTCGCTGGATTAGTTTCTGGACTAATTATCTCTTTTTTACCCTCATTTTTTCGAGATAACGCCGGATTAAAAGATTTTTTGATTAAAGGAGAGCTAACTTGGGAAGAAACAGCCTTAGCATTTTTAGCTCACTATATCTTAACTATTATTGCCGCAGGATCGGGTGCTCCGGGGGGATTATTTGCCCCTGCTTTAATTATGGGCTCAGCTTTAGGGTATTTAGTTGGAGATGTAGAGGGTTATTTGTCGGGAAGTAGTGCCGTTGCAACCTTTTCTTTAGTGGGTATGGGTGCATTATTCACCGGAGTCGTCAGAGTCCCTATTACGGCAATTATCATTGTTTTTGAGTTGAATGGTAACTTTAACCTTGTTTTACCTTTAATGATTAGTTGTGCTGTAGCTTATATCAGTGCAGAAACTTTTGAAAAAGGCTCAGTTTATCAACATTTACTGCGAGCGATGGGCATGGAATTACAAGAAGAAAATAACGATGCTCAAGATCATTTTTTAAGTCATTTAACAGCTTCTGATGTGATGCAATCTCAAGTGGAAACTATTTCATCAGATTTAACTATTCCTAAAGTACTAGAGTTAATGACAGTTTCTCATCATCGGGGTTTTCCAGTAGTTGATGATACAGACTTAGTTGGTATTATTACTCAGTCAGATTTGGTGAAGGTAGATTCTACTAACACTCGGTTGAAGGTAGATGAAATAATGACAAGAAATCCGATTACGGTGATGGCAAATGCTTCTTTAACTGATGTCATGTATTTGCTTAGTCGTTATCAATTATCCCGCTTACCCGTTTTACAAGATAGCCGTTTAGTAGGGATTATTACCCGTACTGATATTATTCGTGCCGAGGTAAATGAATTAAAGGGAGATAGGGGTTTTAAACCTCAACCTGCTTATACTATCTATCAAACTTGTTCTCCTGCGGTGGGTAAAGGATGTATGTTAGTACCAGTAGCAAAAGAAGATGACTTTCGAGGTTTATTTAAAATTGCTCGTGCGATCGCAACATATTATCATTACGAAATAGAGTTTGTGAGAGTAATAAAAATACCAAAGCATCAAGATCCTCGAACTACAAAAGTAGATACAAGAGAAGCCCGTCATCTAATGCACAATTTAGAAAGAATGGGAAGAAAAGCGAAAATCTCTGTTCACACAAAAATTATTGTGGGGCATCATCGCAGTAAAATTGTCATGGACATCATCAAAACTCAACATATTAACTTATTGTTGATGGGCTGGAAACAAAATGGAGAGTCCGATGAATTTATCTTTTCTCGTCTTATCGATAGCCTTATTAATCAAGCTCCTTGCGAGTTAATTTTGGTGAAGTTGGGTGATGGGCAATCTTATCCCAATGGTGGCAGTGGTAGTTTTTTAGTACCAACGGCCGGGGGCCCTAATGCAGAAGAAGGATTAAAACTATTACCTGCTTTTCTTAGCATCTATCCTGAAAACAAATTTCCTCCAGTTTATTTAACCAAAGTGCATTCCCCTGAAGAAACCAATATTGACTTTAGAAATCTTCACCTAGAAGTCAAAAAATTAAGAAATTTAGTCAAAACGGAAGTTAATCCTCTTATCATCTCCTCACCTTCGGTTATTTCTGCTATTTTACATCTTTCTCAATCACAAAATGCGGAGCTAGTTATATTAGGAGCATCCAGAGAAAGTTTATTACAACAAGCATGGTATGGTAATATTCCAGAATCGATCGCTTCAAAACTAGCTACCACTGTAATTATTATTCGTCTTCCCAGTTAA
- a CDS encoding ABC transporter ATP-binding protein — protein MASFKDLIRYYDRYKLTVIFSIGASGLFELIDLIIPYLIGQILNVLSGESLDNFLQNIVNNIANFVNTNPDEKTLSLTILITMIFFITVARAPIQPWISSWYHWEITLKSRRDYSQKVIEKILSLPLSFYEENNPGRIAGRVARGIANHTWTYPEIAGQLLPKLIRVLGIFLIILLLEKWIAFGFIISFSLILLFTLINLKKLIQQEELLDKHQENTESRTSEIITNIKTVKAFATESQELIRQNKRLNREYQVVINRIHLGYVKLATWSKTVVQLSLFLVFLFILIPTLNKEVSLGHFITIYTVASMAYAEIEPISILAETFARRYASMIRFHEFMNLPIGEDASTLIPKNISNINYQFSGKLELKNISFGYHLDRGVLNNINILINPYETVALVGRSGSGKSTLVKLLLRYFEPLTGEILLDGINIRSLDIGGYRRRLAIVHQEVDMFNGTILDNLIYGNSEVSIEEVKQACAIARVDEFIKDLPHKYYTVVGERGVRLSGGQKQRLGIARALIMNPDILIFDEATSSLDYESEREIQLAMRSIFGTRTTIIIAHRLSTVRSADKIIVLDQGTIAEIGNHEELLARQGIYQRLHSLQETGDLY, from the coding sequence ATGGCTTCTTTTAAAGATTTAATTAGATATTACGATCGATATAAATTAACCGTCATTTTTAGTATAGGGGCGTCCGGTTTATTTGAATTAATTGATTTAATTATACCTTATTTAATTGGTCAAATTTTAAATGTTCTTTCCGGAGAATCCTTAGATAATTTTTTACAAAATATCGTAAATAACATTGCGAACTTTGTTAATACTAATCCTGATGAAAAAACTCTATCTTTAACAATTTTAATTACCATGATTTTTTTTATTACTGTAGCTAGAGCACCTATTCAACCTTGGATTAGTTCATGGTATCACTGGGAAATTACTCTTAAATCTAGGCGAGATTATTCTCAAAAAGTAATTGAAAAAATACTAAGTTTACCTCTGAGTTTTTATGAGGAAAATAACCCCGGAAGAATTGCAGGAAGAGTAGCTAGAGGTATTGCAAATCATACATGGACTTATCCAGAAATTGCAGGACAATTATTACCTAAACTAATTAGAGTGTTAGGAATTTTTTTGATTATTTTATTACTAGAAAAATGGATTGCTTTTGGTTTTATTATCTCTTTTTCTCTGATTTTATTATTTACCTTAATTAATCTGAAAAAATTAATTCAACAAGAGGAATTATTAGACAAACATCAAGAAAATACAGAAAGTCGAACATCAGAAATTATTACTAATATTAAAACTGTTAAGGCTTTTGCAACAGAATCTCAAGAATTAATTAGACAAAATAAAAGACTAAATAGAGAGTATCAAGTAGTTATTAATCGTATTCATTTAGGGTATGTAAAACTTGCTACTTGGTCAAAAACAGTGGTACAGTTATCGTTATTTTTAGTATTTTTATTTATTCTTATTCCTACACTTAATAAAGAAGTTTCGTTAGGACATTTTATTACTATTTATACTGTAGCAAGTATGGCTTATGCAGAAATAGAACCTATTAGTATTTTAGCTGAAACTTTTGCTCGTCGTTACGCTTCGATGATTCGTTTTCACGAGTTTATGAATCTTCCCATCGGAGAGGATGCTTCTACTTTAATTCCCAAAAATATTTCTAATATTAATTATCAATTTAGTGGTAAATTAGAGTTGAAAAATATTTCTTTTGGTTATCATCTCGATCGAGGGGTATTAAATAATATTAATATCTTAATTAATCCCTATGAAACTGTCGCATTAGTAGGAAGATCTGGATCTGGAAAATCAACTTTAGTTAAACTGTTATTAAGGTATTTTGAACCTTTAACTGGTGAAATTTTATTAGATGGAATTAATATTCGTAGCCTTGATATTGGTGGTTATCGTCGTCGTTTAGCCATTGTACATCAAGAAGTGGATATGTTTAATGGTACTATTTTGGATAATCTCATCTATGGTAACTCGGAAGTTTCGATCGAGGAAGTAAAACAAGCTTGTGCTATTGCTAGAGTTGATGAATTTATCAAAGACTTACCCCATAAATATTATACCGTAGTGGGAGAGCGAGGAGTGAGATTATCGGGGGGGCAAAAACAACGGTTAGGTATTGCTAGGGCATTGATTATGAATCCTGATATACTTATTTTTGATGAGGCAACTTCTAGTCTTGATTATGAGTCAGAAAGAGAGATTCAGTTAGCCATGCGATCAATTTTTGGCACTCGTACTACAATTATTATTGCCCACCGCTTGAGTACTGTGCGTTCTGCTGATAAAATTATAGTCTTAGATCAAGGTACGATCGCAGAAATAGGCAACCATGAGGAGTTATTAGCTAGACAAGGTATTTATCAAAGGCTACACTCCCTTCAGGAAACTGGAGACTTGTATTAA